One part of the Sphingopyxis sp. TUF1 genome encodes these proteins:
- the hemW gene encoding radical SAM family heme chaperone HemW yields MPEPLALYVHWPFCVSKCPYCDFNSHVREAVDQDAWRAALLADLRHEAALLSECRVASIFFGGGTPSLMPPATVAAVIAEAAALWGLTDDCEITLEANPNSVEVAAFADLAAAGVNRVSIGVQSFDAQILEFLGRAHSGDEARRAIAAAQTCFDRVSFDLIYARPGQTLAAWEQELSDALAFGTGHLSLYQLTIEPGTRFATLAAKGELVIPDGDAAADLFDATQELTRAAGLPRYEVSNHARIGQESRHNLAYWRYADYAGVGPGAHGRRLGQATERHKKPENFIAAVDRNGHGLKVESDLPAHERATEAMLMGLRLTEGVDLARIEARSGLSRAAFVDAGAVARLAGQGLMAADGDRLRVTDAGILLLDSILSEVVKTR; encoded by the coding sequence ATGCCCGAACCGCTCGCCCTCTATGTCCACTGGCCGTTTTGCGTCAGCAAATGCCCCTATTGCGACTTCAACAGCCATGTTCGCGAGGCAGTCGATCAGGACGCGTGGCGCGCGGCCCTGCTCGCGGATTTGCGGCACGAGGCGGCGTTGCTGTCCGAATGCCGCGTCGCGTCGATCTTTTTCGGCGGCGGGACGCCCAGCCTGATGCCGCCCGCAACGGTCGCCGCGGTGATCGCCGAGGCGGCGGCGCTGTGGGGGCTGACCGACGATTGCGAGATCACGCTCGAGGCGAACCCCAATTCGGTCGAAGTCGCCGCCTTCGCCGATCTGGCCGCCGCCGGGGTCAACCGCGTGTCGATCGGCGTTCAGAGCTTCGATGCGCAAATACTTGAATTTCTGGGCCGCGCGCACAGCGGCGACGAAGCGCGGCGCGCGATTGCGGCGGCGCAAACCTGCTTCGATCGGGTGAGTTTCGACCTCATCTATGCGCGGCCGGGGCAGACGCTCGCGGCGTGGGAGCAGGAACTGTCGGACGCGCTCGCCTTCGGCACCGGGCATCTCTCGCTCTATCAGCTGACGATCGAGCCGGGCACGCGCTTTGCCACGCTCGCGGCAAAGGGCGAGCTGGTGATCCCCGACGGCGATGCCGCGGCCGACCTGTTCGACGCGACGCAGGAGCTGACGCGCGCCGCGGGTCTGCCGCGCTATGAAGTGTCGAACCATGCGCGCATCGGACAGGAGAGCCGCCACAACCTCGCCTACTGGCGCTACGCCGATTATGCCGGGGTTGGTCCCGGCGCGCATGGGCGGCGGTTGGGACAGGCGACCGAGCGCCACAAAAAGCCCGAAAATTTCATCGCCGCGGTGGACCGCAACGGCCACGGGCTCAAGGTCGAGAGCGACCTGCCCGCGCACGAGCGCGCGACCGAGGCGATGCTGATGGGGCTGCGCCTCACCGAAGGCGTCGATCTGGCGCGCATCGAGGCGCGAAGCGGGCTGAGCCGCGCGGCGTTCGTCGATGCCGGCGCGGTCGCGCGGCTGGCGGGGCAGGGGTTGATGGCCGCGGACGGCGACCGGCTGCGCGTGACCGACGCGGGAATCTTGCTGCTCGACTCGATCCTTTCCGAAGTGGTCAAAACTCGGTAA
- a CDS encoding tyrosine recombinase XerC has product MASDIIRDWDAHLAHEKRRSDHTRRAYIATAERFCAFLSRHRGGAVDAAMLKALTPNDLRAYLADRRAEGLGNASAARELSALRTFLRFVGGSNASVPQMRGPRVKKGLPRPVSPAEAMQLAQDVEDNAREGWVGARDFALLLLLYGAGLRIGEALALTGAALPLGDTLRVTGKRAKTRIVPVLPAVAKAVARYVAACPYPIAKETPLFLGARGGPLQPGVVRASVRSARRALGLPERTTPHALRHSFATHLLAGGADLRSLQELLGHASLASTQVYTAVDAAHLLDIYRNAHPRAG; this is encoded by the coding sequence TTGGCTTCAGACATCATCCGCGACTGGGACGCCCATCTGGCGCATGAAAAGCGCCGGTCGGACCACACGCGCCGCGCCTATATCGCGACCGCGGAGCGCTTCTGCGCCTTCCTCTCGCGCCATCGCGGCGGCGCGGTCGACGCGGCGATGCTGAAGGCGCTGACCCCTAATGACCTGCGCGCCTATCTCGCCGATCGCCGCGCCGAGGGGCTGGGCAATGCGTCGGCGGCGCGCGAACTCAGCGCGCTGCGCACCTTCCTGCGCTTCGTCGGCGGATCAAACGCCAGCGTCCCGCAGATGCGCGGCCCGCGCGTCAAAAAGGGTCTGCCGCGCCCGGTTTCGCCCGCCGAGGCGATGCAACTCGCGCAGGATGTCGAGGACAATGCGCGCGAGGGCTGGGTCGGCGCGCGCGACTTTGCGTTGCTGCTGCTGCTCTATGGCGCGGGCCTGCGCATCGGTGAGGCGCTGGCGCTGACCGGCGCTGCGCTGCCGCTCGGCGATACGCTGCGCGTCACCGGCAAGCGCGCAAAGACGCGCATCGTCCCGGTCCTGCCCGCGGTGGCAAAGGCGGTGGCGCGCTATGTCGCCGCGTGCCCCTATCCGATCGCAAAGGAAACGCCGCTGTTCCTCGGCGCGCGCGGCGGCCCGCTCCAGCCCGGCGTCGTGCGCGCGAGCGTGCGGTCGGCGCGGCGCGCGCTGGGGCTGCCCGAACGCACAACCCCCCACGCGCTGCGCCACAGCTTCGCAACGCACCTGCTCGCGGGCGGCGCCGACCTGCGCAGCCTGCAGGAACTGCTCGGCCACGCAAGCCTCGCCTCGACGCAAGTATATACGGCGGTCGATGCGGCGCACCTGCTCGACATTTACCGGAACGCGCATCCGCGGGCGGGGTGA
- the phoB gene encoding phosphate regulon transcriptional regulator PhoB, translating to MPQPDLLLIEDDEAIAELIVWHFAREGFSVRQTPDGEQALVLVEERVPDIVLLDWMIESLPGIEVCRRLRRNPKSANVPIIMLTARGEEEDRIRGLETGADDYVTKPFSPRELVARVQAVLRRLRPALAGEMLSYADIELDSVAHKVVRAGQIVAMGPTEFRLLRHFMEHPGRVFSRGQLLDSVWGQDSDIELRTVDVHIRRLRKAINLPGTSDIIRTVRSAGYALDSGKSV from the coding sequence ATGCCGCAGCCCGACCTGCTACTGATCGAGGATGACGAGGCGATCGCCGAGCTCATCGTCTGGCATTTCGCACGCGAAGGCTTTTCGGTCCGGCAAACGCCCGACGGCGAACAGGCGCTGGTGCTCGTCGAGGAGCGCGTCCCCGACATCGTCCTGCTCGACTGGATGATCGAAAGCCTGCCCGGCATCGAGGTGTGCCGGCGCCTGCGCCGCAACCCGAAATCGGCAAATGTGCCGATCATCATGCTCACCGCGCGCGGCGAGGAAGAGGACCGCATCCGCGGGCTGGAAACCGGCGCCGACGATTATGTCACCAAGCCGTTCAGCCCGCGCGAGCTGGTCGCGCGCGTGCAGGCGGTGCTCCGCCGCCTGCGCCCCGCGCTGGCGGGCGAGATGCTGAGCTATGCCGACATCGAGCTCGACTCGGTTGCGCACAAGGTGGTGCGCGCGGGGCAGATCGTCGCGATGGGGCCGACCGAATTCCGCCTGCTGCGCCATTTCATGGAGCATCCCGGCCGCGTCTTTTCGCGCGGGCAACTGCTCGACAGCGTATGGGGCCAGGACAGCGACATCGAATTGCGCACGGTCGACGTGCATATCCGGCGGCTGCGCAAGGCGATCAACCTGCCGGGGACGAGCGACATCATCCGCACGGTGCGGTCGGCGGGATATGCGCTGGATTCGGGGAAGAGCGTCTGA
- the phoU gene encoding phosphate signaling complex protein PhoU — MALTNDHTVKAFDEDLNRLRGLISEMGGRAEQALLQAMTALKQGDLDLAAQVVRDDKKIDALEAEVEQLAVQTIALRAPMADDLREMIAALKIVSVVERIGDYAKNIAKRVALMDQTRSIEAIPVLMSMSNIVAELIHDALDSFAARDAELAVRVTVRDKNVDDFYNSIFRTLVTFMMENPKYISESAHLLFVAKNLERMGDHATNIAEMVHYVVTGERMEERERGEQPEDGAAEQEQG; from the coding sequence ATGGCACTAACGAACGATCATACGGTCAAGGCCTTCGACGAAGACCTCAACCGCCTGCGCGGGCTGATCAGCGAGATGGGCGGCCGCGCCGAACAGGCGCTGCTCCAGGCGATGACCGCGCTCAAGCAAGGCGACCTCGACCTGGCGGCGCAGGTCGTGCGCGACGACAAGAAGATCGACGCGCTCGAGGCCGAGGTCGAGCAGCTGGCGGTCCAGACGATCGCACTGCGCGCGCCGATGGCCGACGATCTGCGCGAGATGATCGCGGCGCTGAAGATCGTTTCGGTCGTCGAACGCATCGGCGATTATGCCAAGAATATCGCCAAGCGCGTCGCGCTGATGGACCAGACGCGTTCGATCGAGGCGATCCCGGTGCTGATGTCGATGTCGAACATCGTCGCCGAACTGATCCACGACGCGCTCGACAGCTTTGCGGCGCGCGACGCCGAGCTCGCGGTGCGGGTGACGGTGCGCGACAAGAATGTCGACGATTTCTACAACAGCATCTTCCGCACCCTCGTCACCTTCATGATGGAAAATCCGAAATATATTTCGGAAAGCGCGCATTTGCTGTTCGTCGCCAAGAACCTCGAGCGCATGGGCGACCATGCGACGAACATCGCCGAGATGGTCCATTATGTCGTGACCGGCGAACGGATGGAGGAGCGCGAGCGCGGCGAACAGCCCGAAGATGGCGCCGCGGAGCAGGAGCAAGGCTGA
- the pstB gene encoding phosphate ABC transporter ATP-binding protein PstB produces the protein MTQDDLTIADPKMRAQGVNVFYGEKQAINDVSIDVGTDLVTAFIGPSGCGKSTFLRSLNRMNDTVASAKVTGRIELDGEDIYAPSMDVVQLRARVGMVFQKPNPFPKSIYDNVGYGPRIHGLAPSKADLDVVVERALVRAGLWDEVKDRLNESGTALSGGQQQRLCIARAIAVDPEVILMDEPCSALDPIATAKIEELIHELRGKYAIVIVTHNMQQAARVSQRTAFFHLGTLVEYGKTTDIFTNPKQERTKDYITGRYG, from the coding sequence ATGACCCAAGACGATCTCACAATCGCCGATCCCAAGATGCGGGCACAGGGCGTCAACGTCTTCTATGGCGAGAAACAAGCGATCAACGACGTATCGATCGACGTCGGCACCGACCTGGTCACCGCCTTCATCGGCCCGTCGGGCTGCGGCAAGTCGACCTTCCTGCGCTCGCTCAATCGCATGAACGACACGGTCGCGAGCGCGAAGGTGACGGGGCGGATCGAACTCGACGGCGAAGACATCTACGCGCCGTCGATGGACGTGGTGCAGCTTCGCGCGCGCGTCGGCATGGTGTTCCAGAAACCGAACCCCTTTCCCAAGTCGATCTATGACAATGTCGGCTATGGCCCGCGCATCCACGGGCTGGCGCCGTCGAAGGCCGACCTCGACGTCGTCGTCGAGCGCGCGCTGGTGCGTGCGGGCCTGTGGGACGAGGTCAAGGACCGCCTCAATGAAAGCGGCACCGCCTTGTCGGGGGGGCAGCAGCAGCGCCTGTGCATCGCGCGCGCGATCGCGGTCGACCCCGAAGTCATTTTGATGGACGAGCCCTGCTCGGCGCTCGACCCGATCGCGACCGCGAAGATCGAGGAACTGATCCACGAACTGCGCGGCAAATATGCGATCGTGATCGTCACGCACAATATGCAGCAGGCGGCCCGCGTGTCGCAGCGCACCGCCTTTTTCCACCTCGGGACGCTGGTCGAATATGGCAAGACCACCGACATTTTCACCAACCCGAAGCAGGAACGCACCAAGGATTATATCACGGGTCGCTATGGTTGA
- the pstA gene encoding phosphate ABC transporter permease PstA: MNRDTTPTDWKAAAMQKRIAGRYAAERRFQLIGLAAVLLSGAFLAFLLFVMIGNGARGFTYTHVAVPIDFKATPLTVDASRLDDPDADQLIANGGLADIVAFAADEALGDGGSALISENAWKEVRSAIKDDPELLNGRTVFELPAASAVDIMAKEGARGELGARVDALEKDGKLSTGIHWPFFKNADATDPAVAGIWGALKGSVLTIFIAFLIAFPTGVLAALYLEEYAPKNRWTDLIEVSINNLAAVPSIIFGLLALAVFINWFGICQASPLVGGLTLALMTMPVIVIASRNAIKSVPPSIRDAALGVGASPVQVVFHHVLPLALPGILTGTIIGMARALGETAPLLLIGMRAFIGDVPGGICSPSTVLPMQIFLWSDEVDRGFVEKTSAAIIVLLIVLLSMNAFAIYLRNKFEKRW; the protein is encoded by the coding sequence ATGAATAGGGACACCACACCGACCGACTGGAAAGCCGCGGCGATGCAGAAACGCATCGCGGGCCGCTATGCCGCCGAGCGCCGGTTCCAGCTGATCGGGCTGGCGGCGGTGCTGTTGTCGGGCGCGTTCCTGGCGTTCCTGCTGTTCGTGATGATCGGCAACGGCGCGCGCGGCTTCACCTATACGCATGTCGCGGTGCCGATCGATTTCAAGGCCACGCCGCTGACGGTCGATGCATCGCGGCTCGACGATCCCGACGCCGACCAGCTGATCGCGAACGGGGGGCTGGCCGACATCGTCGCCTTTGCCGCCGACGAGGCACTGGGCGACGGCGGATCGGCGCTGATTTCCGAAAATGCCTGGAAGGAAGTGCGCAGCGCGATCAAGGACGACCCCGAGCTGCTGAACGGGCGGACGGTGTTCGAACTGCCCGCCGCGTCGGCGGTCGACATCATGGCGAAGGAAGGCGCGCGCGGCGAGCTCGGCGCACGGGTCGATGCGCTGGAAAAGGACGGCAAGCTGTCGACCGGCATCCACTGGCCGTTCTTCAAGAACGCCGACGCGACCGATCCCGCGGTCGCGGGCATCTGGGGCGCGCTCAAGGGATCGGTGCTGACGATCTTCATCGCCTTTCTGATCGCGTTCCCGACGGGGGTGCTCGCGGCGCTGTATCTCGAGGAATATGCGCCGAAGAACCGCTGGACCGACCTGATTGAAGTGTCGATCAACAATCTGGCCGCGGTGCCGTCGATCATCTTCGGCCTGCTCGCGCTCGCGGTGTTCATCAACTGGTTCGGCATCTGTCAAGCGAGCCCGCTCGTCGGGGGCTTGACGCTCGCGCTGATGACGATGCCGGTGATCGTGATCGCCAGCCGCAACGCGATCAAGTCGGTGCCGCCGTCGATCCGCGACGCGGCGCTGGGCGTCGGCGCCAGCCCGGTGCAGGTGGTGTTCCACCATGTCCTGCCGCTTGCCCTCCCCGGCATCCTGACCGGCACGATCATCGGCATGGCGCGCGCGCTGGGCGAGACCGCGCCGCTGCTGCTGATCGGGATGCGCGCGTTCATCGGCGACGTGCCGGGCGGCATCTGTTCGCCGTCGACCGTGCTGCCGATGCAGATCTTCCTCTGGTCCGACGAAGTCGACCGGGGCTTTGTCGAGAAAACCTCCGCCGCGATCATCGTGCTGCTGATTGTCCTGCTGTCGATGAACGCCTTTGCGATCTATCTTCGCAACAAATTCGAAAAACGCTGGTGA
- the pstC gene encoding phosphate ABC transporter permease subunit PstC, with protein sequence MTFNAAALLLLIAGLALIGWLAGRARSNLLAGRAGAKLHSRPQYHGWYVALWLFAPAAIFLAVWSSVSPALITNQVLASEAAQGLPSFGFERGAILSDARNVAQGRAADVRLPAAAPLVKPYADASRQYAWIGIAAMLALALAGGLYAFTRIRPDFRARTRVERIVMLVLLLASLVAILTTFGIVLSLLFESIRFFRLVSPAELLFGTTWAPQSGAPQPGTFGGIPLFWGTVLIGAIIAMIVAIPIGMMTAVYLTQYAAPAVRRWVKPILEILAGVPTVVYGYFAALTVAPALREFAVMIGVPNASTESALAAGIVMGVMIIPFVSSMADDSINAVPQAMRDGSLALGATPNETIRQVLIPAALPGVMGGILLAVSRAIGETMIVVMAAGLSANMTANPFASVTTVTAQIVKLLTGDQEFDSAKTLAAFALGLVLFIVTLLLNIAALRIVKKYREAYE encoded by the coding sequence GTGACCTTCAACGCCGCCGCCCTTTTGCTTTTGATTGCGGGCCTTGCGCTGATCGGCTGGCTGGCCGGGCGCGCGCGGTCGAACCTGCTTGCGGGGCGCGCGGGGGCGAAGCTGCATTCGCGGCCGCAATATCATGGCTGGTATGTCGCGCTGTGGCTGTTCGCGCCCGCGGCGATCTTCCTCGCCGTCTGGTCGTCGGTGTCGCCCGCGCTGATCACCAATCAGGTGCTGGCGAGCGAAGCCGCGCAGGGCCTGCCGAGTTTCGGGTTCGAGCGCGGGGCGATCCTGTCCGATGCGCGCAATGTCGCGCAGGGGCGCGCCGCCGACGTGCGCCTGCCCGCCGCGGCGCCGCTGGTGAAACCCTATGCCGACGCGTCCCGCCAATATGCATGGATCGGGATTGCGGCGATGCTGGCGCTGGCGCTGGCGGGCGGGCTGTATGCCTTCACGCGCATCCGCCCCGATTTCCGCGCGCGAACGCGGGTCGAGCGGATCGTCATGCTCGTGCTGCTGCTCGCGTCGCTCGTCGCGATCCTGACGACGTTCGGCATCGTGCTGTCGCTATTGTTCGAATCGATCCGTTTCTTCCGCCTCGTCTCGCCCGCCGAATTGCTGTTCGGCACGACCTGGGCCCCGCAGAGCGGCGCGCCGCAGCCGGGTACCTTCGGCGGCATCCCGCTGTTCTGGGGCACGGTGCTGATCGGGGCGATCATCGCGATGATCGTCGCCATTCCCATTGGCATGATGACCGCGGTGTATCTGACCCAATATGCCGCGCCCGCGGTGCGCCGCTGGGTCAAGCCGATCCTGGAGATCCTCGCGGGGGTGCCGACGGTCGTCTACGGCTATTTCGCGGCGCTGACGGTGGCGCCGGCGCTGCGCGAATTTGCGGTGATGATCGGGGTGCCGAACGCATCGACCGAAAGCGCGCTGGCGGCGGGGATCGTGATGGGGGTGATGATCATCCCCTTCGTATCGTCGATGGCCGACGACAGCATCAATGCGGTGCCGCAGGCGATGCGCGACGGGTCGCTGGCGCTGGGCGCGACGCCGAACGAGACGATCCGCCAGGTGCTGATCCCCGCCGCGCTGCCCGGCGTGATGGGCGGTATCTTGCTCGCGGTCAGCCGCGCGATCGGCGAGACGATGATCGTCGTGATGGCGGCGGGCCTGTCGGCGAACATGACCGCGAACCCCTTTGCCAGCGTCACCACAGTAACCGCGCAGATCGTGAAACTGCTGACCGGCGACCAGGAATTCGACAGCGCCAAGACGCTCGCCGCCTTTGCGCTGGGGCTGGTGCTGTTCATCGTCACCTTGCTGCTCAACATCGCCGCACTGCGGATCGTGAAAAAGTATCGCGAAGCTTATGAATAG
- a CDS encoding substrate-binding domain-containing protein — protein MFKTFAPKMLGVAGAATCALALSACQDQASSGGGARDYISAVGSSTVYPFATAVGEQFAEATGNKTPKIDSTGTGGGFERFCAGVGGDTPDIANASRRIKKKEFDTCQANGVKDIVEIQIGIDGIALGEAQRGPGFQLTEEDVYKALAANPYGKPNTAKTWKDVNPALPAVAISVFGPPSTSGTYDAFKELILGRGCDANAEMKALKDSDKDQHEAVCTTLRGAPFYVEQGENDNLIISKLDKNPTSLGIFGFSYLDANKDKIKAVPVQGVAPTYAAIADGSYPGSRPLFIYVKKAHVGVVPGLAEFVAEFLKGAADGGYLNAKGLIVSPKDVADKARAAGSAMTPLDGAELK, from the coding sequence ATGTTCAAGACATTCGCTCCCAAGATGCTTGGCGTCGCTGGCGCCGCGACGTGCGCGCTGGCGCTTTCCGCGTGCCAGGATCAGGCGTCTTCGGGTGGCGGCGCGCGCGATTATATCAGCGCGGTCGGCTCCTCCACCGTCTATCCCTTTGCCACCGCGGTCGGCGAACAATTCGCCGAAGCGACGGGCAACAAAACGCCGAAGATCGATTCGACCGGCACCGGCGGCGGTTTCGAGCGTTTCTGCGCCGGCGTCGGCGGCGACACGCCCGACATCGCGAACGCATCGCGCCGCATCAAGAAAAAAGAATTCGACACCTGTCAGGCCAATGGCGTGAAGGACATCGTCGAAATCCAGATCGGCATCGACGGCATCGCGCTGGGCGAGGCGCAGCGCGGCCCCGGCTTTCAGCTGACCGAGGAAGATGTCTATAAGGCGCTCGCCGCCAACCCCTATGGCAAGCCGAACACCGCGAAGACGTGGAAAGACGTCAACCCCGCGCTGCCCGCGGTCGCGATCTCGGTATTCGGCCCGCCGTCGACCAGCGGCACGTACGACGCGTTCAAGGAGCTGATCCTGGGCCGCGGGTGCGACGCGAACGCGGAAATGAAGGCGCTGAAGGACAGCGACAAGGACCAGCATGAAGCGGTGTGCACCACGCTGCGCGGTGCGCCCTTCTATGTCGAGCAGGGCGAGAATGATAACCTGATCATCTCGAAGCTCGACAAGAACCCGACCAGCCTCGGCATCTTTGGCTTTTCCTATCTCGATGCGAACAAGGACAAGATCAAGGCGGTGCCGGTGCAGGGCGTCGCGCCGACGTACGCGGCGATCGCCGACGGCAGCTATCCCGGTTCGCGTCCGCTGTTCATCTATGTGAAGAAGGCGCATGTTGGCGTCGTCCCCGGGCTGGCCGAATTCGTTGCGGAGTTCCTGAAGGGTGCGGCCGATGGCGGGTATCTGAACGCCAAGGGGCTGATCGTGTCGCCGAAGGATGTTGCGGACAAGGCGCGCGCGGCGGGCAGTGCGATGACGCCGCTGGATGGAGCCGAGCTGAAGTAA
- a CDS encoding AAA family ATPase, producing the protein MSQAKIGNITLENNASVYSYSISGFRSLEDFEIQIGQGLNVLLGANGSGKTNFIDFIDFITVLINSGCSNAVSSSGGVARVFSQEALKRKIPRVKAKICAIADMEPHLIVNTSRTKFKFEYEVDIRYSKFHTAIYIANEKIKFKNLHKEGSVEDIDSTVGSIEIHRKSPLSSDDIRWTYGRYLTSNSFRNPLRYLHSHRIPPKDRREKRSTKQLRPDLLAVCPSSEPDESILSNRSPFPALDAVRGALTRNRSFNLNPHRARSPDDISTIPRIAHDGSGLSATIYHMQQLSRTDKPAGRRGLQRDSLETVVSWTQLVIPDLQSISALADPHSGKYIAYLHVGEGAKALKIPLQSVSDGMLKWLAFVSLIVSRPGEFTFEEPENFLHPKMQQFFVEILRESLVDGGGSASAIVSTHSETIINQCKPEELILFSFDDSVTKCKRIDNVNSVLDEINRTGFGLGHYYIMNVLH; encoded by the coding sequence TTGTCACAGGCAAAAATTGGGAACATCACCTTGGAAAACAACGCCTCAGTTTACTCCTATTCAATAAGCGGCTTTCGTTCGTTAGAGGATTTTGAAATTCAAATCGGGCAGGGTTTGAATGTTCTCTTAGGCGCAAACGGATCAGGAAAGACAAATTTCATTGACTTCATTGACTTCATAACCGTTCTAATAAACTCGGGTTGCTCAAATGCTGTTTCTTCGTCCGGTGGTGTGGCTCGGGTATTTAGCCAGGAGGCGCTGAAGAGGAAGATACCAAGGGTTAAGGCTAAAATATGTGCAATTGCAGATATGGAGCCACATTTAATTGTAAATACCTCTAGAACAAAGTTCAAATTTGAGTACGAAGTTGATATTAGATACAGTAAGTTTCATACAGCTATTTATATCGCTAATGAAAAAATAAAATTCAAAAACCTTCATAAAGAAGGAAGTGTTGAAGATATTGATTCAACCGTTGGTTCAATCGAAATTCACAGAAAAAGCCCACTTTCTAGCGACGATATAAGGTGGACCTACGGGCGATATTTGACAAGTAATTCGTTTCGTAATCCGCTTCGGTATTTGCACTCTCATAGAATTCCGCCGAAAGATCGGAGAGAGAAAAGGTCGACGAAGCAGCTTCGGCCCGATTTGCTAGCTGTTTGCCCTTCGTCGGAGCCCGATGAAAGCATTCTTTCCAATAGGTCTCCTTTTCCCGCGCTGGACGCCGTCCGTGGAGCGCTGACTAGGAATAGGTCATTCAATCTCAATCCTCATCGAGCTCGATCTCCTGACGACATTTCGACGATTCCGCGAATTGCCCACGATGGGAGCGGCTTGTCCGCGACAATTTATCATATGCAGCAGTTGAGTCGGACCGACAAGCCGGCGGGGCGTCGAGGGCTACAGCGAGATTCCCTGGAAACGGTGGTTTCGTGGACGCAATTGGTCATACCAGATCTTCAATCGATCTCTGCGTTGGCCGATCCTCATTCGGGGAAATATATCGCTTATCTTCATGTTGGCGAAGGCGCAAAGGCACTCAAAATTCCGCTGCAAAGTGTCAGTGATGGAATGTTGAAGTGGCTTGCTTTCGTTTCTTTAATCGTTTCTAGGCCGGGTGAATTTACTTTCGAAGAGCCCGAAAACTTTCTTCACCCCAAGATGCAGCAGTTTTTCGTTGAGATACTGAGGGAGAGTCTAGTCGATGGGGGCGGGTCCGCCTCGGCCATTGTTTCAACTCATAGCGAAACGATTATAAATCAATGTAAGCCGGAGGAGCTTATTCTATTCTCTTTTGATGATTCAGTAACTAAATGCAAAAGAATAGATAACGTAAATTCGGTTTTGGATGAAATTAACAGGACCGGATTTGGGCTGGGGCATTATTACATCATGAATGTTCTTCATTAA
- a CDS encoding putative quinol monooxygenase, giving the protein MIALGAEHSARSRSEPGCLAHNCHIDVENPDRLMFVEEWESVDAVRAPSSRT; this is encoded by the coding sequence ATGATCGCGCTCGGCGCCGAGCATAGCGCGCGGTCGCGTTCCGAGCCGGGGTGTCTGGCGCATAATTGCCATATCGATGTCGAAAACCCCGACCGGCTGATGTTCGTCGAGGAGTGGGAGAGCGTCGATGCGGTGCGCGCGCCGTCATCCCGGACGTGA